One genomic region from uncultured Subdoligranulum sp. encodes:
- a CDS encoding carbohydrate ABC transporter permease: MMYGTKSQRMVRAVLTYIMLILIAIICAGPFIWLLAASFRSGQNIYDISLIPENPTVENYVGVWEFLSVPRYLLNTVIITVGSIVLDVILSALCAYPLACMRFKGKNVVLSLLLASMIIPAAAGMIINYLTISAMHLLDTLAGVILVGSVKVFSIILMRQGYLGVPKDLIEAARIDGAGELRIWWQIMLPGIMPTISTVIIFDFISRWNEFLWPIIVLQDPEKYPLAAALQYLNGSFNYKFGYIAAGAIISVIPVIIVFILCQKNYIEAVSGAVKG, from the coding sequence ATGATGTACGGAACAAAAAGCCAGCGGATGGTTCGTGCCGTTCTCACTTATATTATGCTGATCCTCATTGCGATTATCTGTGCCGGGCCGTTTATCTGGCTGCTGGCGGCATCCTTCCGCTCCGGCCAGAACATCTATGATATCAGTCTGATCCCGGAAAATCCTACCGTGGAAAACTACGTGGGCGTCTGGGAGTTCCTTTCGGTGCCGCGCTACTTGCTCAACACGGTGATCATCACGGTGGGTAGCATCGTGCTGGACGTGATCCTCTCGGCACTCTGCGCCTACCCGCTTGCCTGCATGCGCTTCAAGGGCAAGAATGTGGTGCTCAGTTTGCTGCTAGCCTCGATGATCATTCCGGCAGCGGCTGGCATGATCATCAACTATCTTACCATTTCGGCCATGCATCTGCTGGATACCCTGGCGGGCGTGATCCTGGTGGGCTCCGTCAAGGTGTTCAGCATCATTCTGATGCGGCAGGGCTATCTGGGCGTCCCCAAGGATCTGATCGAGGCCGCCCGCATTGACGGGGCAGGGGAACTGCGGATCTGGTGGCAGATCATGCTGCCCGGCATCATGCCCACCATCTCCACCGTCATCATTTTTGACTTCATCAGCCGCTGGAACGAGTTCCTGTGGCCCATCATCGTGCTGCAGGATCCCGAAAAGTACCCCCTGGCCGCCGCCCTGCAGTATCTGAACGGCTCCTTCAACTATAAGTTCGGGTATATTGCCGCGGGCGCTATTATCTCGGTAATTCCTGTCATCATTGTCTTTATCCTGTGCCAGAAAAACTATATCGAAGCGGTCAGCGGCGCCGTCAAGGGCTGA
- a CDS encoding sugar ABC transporter permease, which produces MKTSTSAAVSNKKRRPMRLQTRQTILAYLFMAPALILLIIFVFAPIVGSLPLMFFDYSVLGKTKFVGFDNFITAFHDRNFQAAIVNTVLFVVVVPVIQILSILLAVLVNRKLRGITLFRTMYYIPVVTSMVAISIMWGFLFDPSGLINTVLKNWGVISSSLGFLTDSRTAMLCIMFITVWQGLGYYMMMYLAGLQSIPKEIVEAAYVDGATPIQAFFHIRLPLLKPYIWFCSLNSVISAVGVFDAVFVLTQGGPDTATMVIAYYSYYKAFNSFEFGYAATVGFVQALITGIISIVVFVYGRKGEKGELA; this is translated from the coding sequence ATGAAAACGTCTACGTCGGCAGCTGTTTCCAATAAAAAGCGGCGGCCCATGCGCCTTCAGACACGGCAAACCATTCTGGCGTATCTGTTCATGGCGCCGGCATTGATTTTGCTCATTATCTTTGTATTTGCACCGATTGTGGGCAGTTTGCCGCTGATGTTTTTTGATTACTCGGTACTGGGCAAGACGAAGTTTGTGGGCTTTGACAACTTCATCACGGCCTTCCATGACCGCAACTTCCAGGCGGCGATTGTGAACACCGTCCTGTTCGTGGTGGTTGTGCCGGTGATCCAGATTCTGTCCATCCTGCTGGCAGTGCTGGTCAACCGGAAGCTGCGGGGCATCACACTGTTCCGCACGATGTATTACATCCCGGTGGTCACTTCCATGGTGGCCATTTCTATCATGTGGGGCTTCCTGTTTGATCCCAGCGGCCTGATCAATACCGTACTGAAAAACTGGGGCGTGATCTCCAGCTCCCTGGGATTTTTGACCGACAGCCGGACCGCCATGCTTTGTATCATGTTCATCACGGTCTGGCAGGGCCTGGGCTATTATATGATGATGTATCTGGCCGGTCTTCAGTCCATCCCCAAGGAGATTGTGGAGGCCGCCTATGTGGACGGCGCCACGCCGATCCAGGCATTTTTCCATATCAGGCTGCCGCTGCTCAAACCCTATATCTGGTTCTGCAGCCTGAACTCGGTTATCTCGGCGGTGGGCGTGTTTGACGCCGTCTTCGTGCTGACCCAGGGCGGCCCCGACACCGCCACGATGGTCATCGCCTATTACTCCTACTACAAGGCCTTCAACAGCTTTGAATTCGGTTATGCGGCCACGGTAGGCTTTGTGCAGGCACTGATCACCGGTATCATCAGCATTGTCGTCTTTGTGTACGGCCGTAAGGGCGAAAAGGGGGAGTTGGCATGA
- a CDS encoding sugar ABC transporter substrate-binding protein, with protein sequence MRKIWKQAAAGLCAAALAATSLAGCGQSASSTAASEAASGSGSTASGETAEPVTLEFWTIALQPTFTDFLNGLIDKYEAENPGVTINWVDLPYDSIQQKLVTATAGGTSPDVVNLNTQMTLTLAGKGALVDLEKEATEEQKSVYVPSLYDSARIGDSVYAFPWYASPNIMFYNKALFEQAGLDISTLPTQYREAFDAAKTMKEKTGAYLYNPPEFFNLLFEEGIPILNDDNTAAAFNTSETVDLLNSFKELTDQDILPKNSKWGDWDTELKLFETGQLAIVSSSGSSLSRIKDEAPDVYNNIGVAAPLTGSEGFSRNALMNLVVPEASKHHEEAIKFAAYITGDECQLEFCKQTAIFPSTIKASQDPYFTSDSETLEGQARMMSVEVSDTSKDYSLGTAGQSEIQDAVNQIQEAVIQNGTDTQTALDNGEKAVNDILAQTAE encoded by the coding sequence ATGAGAAAAATTTGGAAACAAGCAGCAGCTGGTTTGTGTGCAGCCGCGCTTGCAGCCACCTCTTTGGCAGGCTGCGGGCAAAGCGCCAGCAGCACCGCTGCCTCCGAGGCGGCTTCCGGTTCCGGTTCGACCGCTTCCGGCGAAACAGCAGAGCCCGTCACGCTGGAGTTCTGGACCATCGCGCTGCAGCCCACGTTCACCGATTTCCTGAACGGCCTGATCGACAAGTATGAGGCCGAGAACCCGGGCGTTACCATCAACTGGGTGGATCTTCCTTATGATTCTATCCAGCAGAAGCTCGTCACGGCTACGGCGGGCGGCACCTCTCCGGACGTGGTGAACCTGAACACCCAGATGACCCTGACGCTGGCCGGCAAGGGCGCGCTGGTGGACCTGGAAAAGGAAGCAACCGAGGAGCAGAAGAGCGTCTACGTCCCGAGCCTGTACGATTCTGCCCGGATCGGCGATTCCGTCTACGCCTTCCCCTGGTACGCCTCTCCCAACATCATGTTCTACAACAAGGCGCTGTTTGAGCAGGCCGGCCTGGATATCAGCACCCTGCCCACCCAGTACCGTGAAGCTTTCGACGCCGCCAAGACGATGAAGGAGAAGACCGGCGCCTATCTTTACAACCCGCCGGAGTTCTTCAACCTGCTGTTTGAAGAGGGCATTCCCATTCTGAACGATGACAACACCGCAGCAGCGTTCAACACCAGCGAGACGGTAGACCTGCTGAACAGCTTCAAGGAACTGACCGATCAGGATATCCTGCCCAAGAACAGCAAGTGGGGTGACTGGGATACCGAGCTGAAACTGTTCGAGACCGGCCAGCTGGCCATCGTGAGCTCTTCCGGTTCTTCCCTGAGCCGTATCAAGGATGAAGCCCCCGATGTCTACAACAACATTGGCGTGGCAGCGCCCCTCACCGGCAGCGAAGGCTTCTCCCGCAACGCGCTGATGAACCTGGTCGTGCCTGAGGCCAGCAAGCATCACGAGGAAGCCATCAAGTTTGCTGCCTACATCACCGGCGACGAATGCCAGCTGGAATTCTGCAAGCAGACGGCCATCTTCCCGTCCACCATCAAGGCCAGCCAGGATCCCTACTTCACCTCTGACAGCGAGACCCTGGAAGGCCAGGCCCGCATGATGTCCGTTGAGGTGAGCGACACCTCCAAGGACTACTCTCTGGGCACGGCCGGCCAGAGCGAGATCCAGGATGCCGTCAACCAGATTCAGGAAGCGGTCATCCAGAATGGTACCGACACGCAGACTGCACTGGATAACGGTGAAAAGGCTGTGAACGATATTCTGGCTCAGACTGCCGAATAA
- a CDS encoding beta-N-acetylhexosaminidase: MAWRINGDHTARAATVLQELLPMVNPSEDHRTLYVSEGAESGFCIEADREKISIRYHDLRDLARGLLEAASCPGEGGTIQRRCTFPDFGVMVDISRNAVLRPEAARKLIRLCALMGYSFVGLYMEDTIDIPGEPYFGYQRGAMTPEELKDLDQYAAGLGLELRPYLQTLAHLNQIMRYQRYDEIRDTEDILLAGDERTYRLLDKLLKTVSECFTTRKVNIGMDEAALVGAGKYLEQNGYQPRIQVLQQHLQRVLALCESHHLQPQMWSDMFFNLAYGSYDQAAAGAKARCRPEIPPQVELGFWDYYHVGKERYKAMLQKHKQMTDRVVFAGGAWKWSGFTPCNAFSIETGRDALQACIEEKIRSVVITAWGDNGAEASVFSILPVLYADAALAWGIPKETEGFRILTGIQFQEFLQLDRPSRFSEDPTVHGNASKFLLYNDPLLGTFDSLVPADVQHFYAKAAGQLEQIEARAGEYAILFRTQKDLCRVLERKADLGKRIKTAYDSRDNKALEDLAETVIPQTVQRLETFQNTLQEQWLQENKVFGLEVQHLRLGGLRSRLLYTRQCLARYLDGTLTAIEELEGERLPFAYFDNSEIASLNYNLWSCNATPAVL, translated from the coding sequence ATGGCATGGCGGATCAATGGGGATCACACAGCGCGTGCGGCAACGGTTCTGCAAGAGTTGCTGCCGATGGTGAACCCGAGTGAAGACCATCGCACGCTGTATGTTTCCGAAGGAGCAGAATCCGGTTTCTGCATCGAGGCAGACCGGGAAAAAATTTCCATTCGGTATCACGATCTGCGGGATCTGGCACGCGGCTTGCTGGAGGCGGCCAGCTGCCCCGGTGAAGGGGGAACCATCCAAAGACGGTGTACTTTTCCGGACTTTGGTGTGATGGTGGATATTTCCCGCAATGCAGTGTTGCGTCCGGAAGCGGCGCGAAAACTGATCCGGTTGTGTGCTTTGATGGGGTACAGCTTTGTGGGCCTCTATATGGAGGACACAATAGATATCCCGGGGGAGCCGTATTTCGGGTACCAGCGCGGTGCCATGACCCCCGAAGAACTCAAGGACCTGGACCAGTATGCGGCCGGCCTGGGCCTGGAACTGCGGCCCTATCTGCAGACGCTGGCCCACCTCAACCAGATCATGCGGTACCAGCGGTATGATGAGATCCGCGATACCGAAGACATCCTGCTGGCCGGGGATGAGCGGACGTACCGTCTGCTGGATAAGCTGCTGAAGACGGTATCGGAATGTTTTACCACCCGGAAAGTCAACATAGGCATGGATGAGGCCGCCCTGGTGGGAGCTGGCAAGTATCTCGAGCAAAACGGCTACCAGCCCCGCATCCAGGTATTGCAGCAACATCTGCAGCGGGTTCTGGCCCTTTGCGAGTCCCACCATCTGCAGCCGCAGATGTGGAGCGATATGTTTTTCAACCTGGCCTATGGCAGCTACGATCAGGCGGCGGCCGGAGCAAAAGCCCGCTGCCGGCCGGAAATTCCGCCGCAGGTGGAACTGGGATTCTGGGACTATTACCATGTGGGCAAAGAACGGTACAAGGCCATGCTGCAAAAGCACAAGCAGATGACCGACCGGGTGGTCTTTGCAGGCGGTGCCTGGAAATGGAGCGGTTTTACCCCCTGCAATGCCTTCAGCATAGAGACAGGACGGGATGCTCTGCAGGCCTGCATCGAAGAAAAAATACGGTCCGTGGTGATCACGGCCTGGGGAGATAACGGCGCCGAGGCAAGTGTATTCTCCATATTGCCGGTCTTGTATGCAGATGCGGCGCTGGCCTGGGGAATTCCGAAAGAGACAGAGGGATTCCGCATCCTTACAGGAATCCAGTTCCAGGAGTTTCTCCAGTTGGATCGTCCCAGCCGGTTCTCCGAGGATCCGACGGTCCACGGAAATGCCAGCAAGTTTCTGCTCTACAACGATCCCTTGCTGGGCACCTTTGATTCGCTGGTTCCCGCGGATGTGCAGCACTTTTACGCGAAGGCTGCCGGGCAGCTGGAACAGATAGAAGCCCGGGCAGGGGAGTACGCCATCCTGTTCCGCACCCAGAAAGATCTTTGCAGGGTACTGGAACGGAAAGCAGACCTTGGCAAACGGATCAAGACGGCCTACGACAGCCGGGATAACAAAGCACTGGAAGACCTTGCCGAAACGGTCATACCGCAGACAGTGCAGCGGCTGGAAACATTCCAGAATACGCTGCAGGAGCAGTGGCTGCAGGAAAACAAAGTATTCGGTCTGGAAGTCCAGCACCTGCGCCTGGGCGGGCTGCGAAGCCGCTTGCTGTACACCCGGCAATGCCTGGCGCGTTACCTGGACGGTACGCTTACAGCCATCGAGGAGCTGGAAGGCGAAAGGTTGCCCTTCGCCTACTTTGATAACAGTGAGATCGCCAGCCTGAACTACAATCTGTGGTCATGCAACGCGACCCCGGCAGTTTTATGA
- a CDS encoding MurR/RpiR family transcriptional regulator has product MQYRRTIHRIMDTYNQMTQVERTVADFFLNNTKPVDLASKNLAKLLYVSEATLSRFAKKCGYKGYREFSYEYERELSGSEGESPSPATDSQVEGLYSLLMEHTFSSIDYAQMRRIAAIMDESQRIFLFGMGHSGLAAQDFQLRFMRLGLWIQAVTDSQLIQITSALVGPGDLVLAFTMSGRTAEIMGGLQMAKARGARTVLFTGGQRPEKGTNAPDEVVHLLSLREIGGGLRISPQVPMLMLIDTLYVTCLSRNTYQKAEISRSVDSLVAPKKPKPSLWDPGEEKEI; this is encoded by the coding sequence ATGCAATACCGCAGAACGATCCATCGCATCATGGACACTTATAATCAAATGACCCAAGTGGAACGAACTGTGGCCGACTTTTTCCTGAACAACACTAAGCCGGTGGATCTGGCCTCCAAAAACCTGGCCAAATTGCTCTACGTGTCCGAGGCCACCCTTTCCCGCTTTGCCAAGAAGTGCGGTTACAAAGGATACCGGGAATTCAGCTATGAATACGAACGGGAACTGAGCGGCAGCGAAGGGGAATCTCCGTCCCCTGCCACAGATTCCCAGGTGGAGGGTCTCTACAGTCTTCTGATGGAACATACCTTTTCTTCCATTGACTATGCCCAGATGCGCCGGATCGCAGCCATCATGGATGAAAGCCAACGTATCTTCCTTTTTGGAATGGGGCATTCCGGCCTGGCCGCACAGGATTTTCAGCTTCGGTTCATGCGCCTGGGACTTTGGATTCAGGCAGTTACCGATTCCCAGCTGATCCAGATCACCTCGGCCCTGGTGGGTCCAGGGGATCTGGTACTTGCATTTACCATGAGCGGCCGCACAGCCGAAATCATGGGCGGCCTGCAGATGGCCAAAGCGCGTGGAGCCCGTACCGTATTGTTTACCGGCGGGCAGCGCCCCGAAAAGGGCACCAATGCACCTGACGAAGTTGTCCACCTGCTCTCCCTGCGTGAGATTGGCGGCGGCCTGCGGATTTCTCCCCAGGTGCCCATGCTGATGCTCATCGACACGCTGTATGTAACCTGCCTGTCCCGCAATACCTATCAGAAAGCTGAAATCAGCCGCAGTGTGGATTCCCTGGTTGCCCCCAAAAAGCCCAAGCCCAGTCTTTGGGATCCCGGCGAAGAAAAGGAAATCTGA
- a CDS encoding MFS transporter: MFTIKRQICLIYSITALRSLQFAGACWAALLAARGFSLTQIGLAEAVFHLTSLLFEVPSGVIADVFGRKRCMIASQCMSAMASVAMMLSGSIGGVCIAMALSALGYNFASGAREALVYESLKQCGQQSAYERFAVNDTTIWRIGTALSTLCTGAALWIGPRAAYGVDLTLALLGLWPAMRLQESQNSEGADSDIMQRICAAVKESVGFVVHSPKVLQLMLGNALVGSVATMLLYLLQARLPVIGGPDGWLGPVLFLLGLSGTLGLQIARLTGRLRYRLVVVLCGTGVLTGTLLAATSWLPAVLAGGFLAGTLDDLMDVCSDVVLNEMVPSSRRATLVSVSSLVFSFAMLAVAPLLGALFSMT; this comes from the coding sequence ATGTTTACTATTAAACGGCAGATTTGCCTCATCTACTCCATAACGGCACTGAGAAGCCTCCAGTTTGCAGGCGCCTGCTGGGCAGCGCTACTGGCAGCGAGGGGCTTTTCCCTGACCCAGATCGGATTGGCAGAGGCGGTCTTTCACCTCACCAGCCTTTTATTTGAAGTTCCATCCGGCGTGATTGCCGACGTATTTGGACGTAAACGCTGTATGATCGCCAGCCAATGTATGTCCGCAATGGCCTCCGTTGCCATGATGCTTTCTGGCTCTATAGGGGGTGTCTGTATAGCGATGGCACTCAGTGCGTTGGGTTACAATTTTGCTTCCGGGGCCCGAGAAGCACTTGTCTATGAGAGCCTCAAACAATGCGGTCAGCAAAGTGCCTATGAACGGTTTGCCGTCAATGACACAACTATATGGAGAATCGGAACGGCATTGTCCACGCTGTGCACTGGAGCCGCACTGTGGATCGGTCCGCGTGCCGCCTACGGCGTGGATTTGACCCTGGCATTGTTGGGGTTGTGGCCAGCCATGCGGCTACAGGAATCTCAAAACAGCGAGGGCGCTGACAGCGATATAATGCAGCGCATCTGTGCTGCCGTAAAGGAAAGCGTTGGGTTTGTTGTCCATAGCCCAAAGGTCCTGCAGCTGATGTTAGGCAACGCTTTGGTAGGATCTGTGGCGACTATGCTGCTCTATCTGCTCCAGGCGCGGCTGCCGGTTATTGGGGGTCCTGACGGCTGGTTGGGCCCGGTGTTGTTTCTGCTGGGACTGAGCGGCACACTGGGGCTGCAAATTGCCCGCCTTACAGGTCGGCTGCGGTACCGTTTGGTTGTGGTGCTGTGTGGTACCGGCGTTCTCACAGGAACGCTTCTGGCCGCCACATCTTGGCTCCCTGCGGTGCTGGCTGGTGGATTTCTGGCAGGGACACTGGATGATTTGATGGACGTGTGCAGCGATGTTGTACTGAACGAAATGGTCCCCTCCTCTCGAAGGGCAACGCTGGTTTCTGTTTCGTCCCTTGTTTTTTCTTTTGCAATGCTGGCTGTCGCTCCGCTGTTGGGAGCACTTTTCAGCATGACTTGA